A window of Ignavibacteriales bacterium contains these coding sequences:
- a CDS encoding fibronectin type III domain-containing protein: MKRILLNFSLLFILFISSTAFGQIRNFKSMEGTWTGQWVNNYYGSTGNISVVITVDEVQQKAHGNWTVGGAILGVDNRPGFLTDITLTSTGFTANFNSIIWGDISGTGFYTGAYSGTAINIPNPNASNIAATGTFNNLNINGTFSFRWTPAGSNPISGTVQITKQNPVADPSNLIINENPAKTINLQWNDNSNNETGFRIDRKKTATGAWTEIAIVGANVTTYKDQSLDVETEYTYRVAAYSASTESEYTQEVKLKTLTSIDNVSIIPSDYLLLQNYPNPFNPSTLIRYDLPRQSQVKISIFTILGEHISTLVNDIQNEGHYELNFNGSNRSSGVYLVKMIAQSVESGRKFVEVKKMLLIK; encoded by the coding sequence ATGAAACGAATTCTTCTAAATTTTTCTTTGCTCTTTATACTTTTTATTTCGAGCACAGCCTTTGGCCAAATTCGTAACTTTAAATCTATGGAAGGAACATGGACCGGACAATGGGTAAACAATTATTATGGTAGTACGGGAAACATAAGTGTTGTAATCACTGTTGATGAAGTTCAGCAAAAAGCTCATGGCAATTGGACTGTTGGAGGCGCTATATTAGGCGTAGATAATAGACCGGGTTTTTTAACAGATATTACTCTAACATCAACCGGATTTACAGCAAACTTTAATTCAATAATTTGGGGTGATATAAGTGGCACCGGTTTTTATACAGGAGCTTATTCCGGTACAGCAATCAATATTCCAAATCCTAATGCAAGTAATATTGCAGCTACAGGCACATTCAACAATCTTAATATTAATGGTACATTTTCATTTCGCTGGACTCCGGCAGGTTCTAATCCAATTAGCGGAACTGTACAAATAACAAAACAGAATCCGGTTGCTGATCCATCTAATTTAATTATTAATGAAAATCCTGCTAAAACTATTAATCTGCAATGGAATGATAATTCTAATAATGAAACGGGATTTAGAATTGATAGGAAGAAAACTGCAACTGGTGCCTGGACAGAAATTGCAATTGTCGGCGCTAATGTAACAACATATAAAGATCAAAGCTTAGATGTTGAGACTGAATACACTTACAGAGTTGCAGCATATAGCGCAAGTACGGAATCAGAATATACTCAGGAAGTAAAACTTAAAACTCTGACTTCTATAGATAATGTAAGTATAATTCCTTCTGATTATTTACTTCTTCAAAATTATCCTAATCCGTTTAATCCAAGTACACTTATTCGTTATGATCTACCACGCCAAAGCCAAGTTAAAATTTCTATTTTTACAATATTGGGAGAACATATATCTACTTTAGTAAATGATATCCAAAATGAAGGACACTATGAATTAAATTTTAACGGCAGTAATCGTTCAAGCGGCGTTTATCTAGTGAAGATGATAGCTCAATCAGTTGAAAGCGGGAGAAAATTTGTGGAAGTAAAAAAGATGTTGTTAATAAAATAA